A stretch of Lathyrus oleraceus cultivar Zhongwan6 chromosome 6, CAAS_Psat_ZW6_1.0, whole genome shotgun sequence DNA encodes these proteins:
- the LOC127091512 gene encoding APO protein 3, mitochondrial, translating into MKNAYSKKSWTGTLPGISSLLRRCSATSISQYTSGDMRATFIFSQLSPLNRQSHRLNFSLSFASVTWPVKEEHDDEFPYSDVPNPSRINSERKPYVTPMKVLIARAKAEREARKAQPCRVLEEPPDNGLLVPELVEVAHRVYRARGYLLSGLGQLVRAIPVLRCELCNEVHIGYVGHEIRTCTGPKSWLQNATHVWRRGGVRDVFRFPKCFHLYDRVGKPRVGHDERFSVPRIPAIVELCIQAGLDLEKYPTKRRTKPVYCIEGRIADFESVVEDNEIEGKYSFENVDPLMDSSSMLMKPVEKIQNLVENKISHMEQLSDEERNKLRDLSKHTLDSWFEMTSGAKKIMEKYFVNACGYCPEVQVGPKGHKLRMCKASKHQSRNGLHAWQEATLDDIVSPNYVWHVEDLNGPALSNNLKRYYGKAPAVVELCVHAGAPIPDQYRSMMRLDVVSPGRDEVDLVA; encoded by the exons ATGAAAAATGCATATTCAAAGAAAAGTTGGACCGGAACACTCCCTGGAATAAGTTCATTACTTCGCCGGTGCTCAGCCACTTCCATTTCTCAGTACACCAGCGGAGACATGCGTGCCACGTTCATCTTTTCGCAACTTTCTCCCCTAAATCGACAATCTCACCGCCTTAACTTTAGCCTTTCCTTCGCATCGGTGACTTGGCCGGTGAAAGAAGAACACGACGACGAATTCCCATACTCCGACGTTCCCAACCCTAGCCGGATAAATTCGGAGAGGAAGCCGTACGTGACACCAATGAAGGTTCTGATTGCAAGGGCGAAGGCAGAGAGGGAAGCTCGAAAGGCACAACCTTGTAGAGTTCTGGAAGAACCTCCCGATAACGGATTGCTGGTGCCGGAGCTTGTGGAAGTTGCTCATCGTGTCTATCGTGCTCGAGGCTATCTACTTTCTGGTTTGGGTCAACTCGTCCGAGCCATTCCTGTCTTACGCTGCGA GCTTTGTAACGAGGTTCACATTGGTTATGTTGGTCATGAGATTCGAACATGTACTGGACCAAAAAGTTGGCTGCAGAATGCAACTCATGTTTGGAGAAGGGGAGGTGTTCGAGACGTGTTTCGTTTCCCAAAATGCTTTCATCTCTATGATCGTGTTGGCAAACCAAGGGTTGGGCATGATGAGAGGTTTAGTGTTCCTCGTATCCCTGCCATAGTTGAACTCTGTATACAAGCGGGTCTAGATCTTGAAAAATATCCCACAAAGAGGAGGACCAAACCTGTATATTGTATCGAAGGAAGAATTGCAGATTTTGAATCTGTTGTGGAAGATAATGAAATTGAAGGAAAATACTCTTTTGAAAATGTCGACCCTTTAATGGATTCATCCTCTATGTTGATGAAGCCTGTAGAGAAGATCCAAAATCTAGTGGAGAACAAAATAAGCCATATGGAGCAGTTGAGTGACGAAGAAAGGAACAAGTTAAGGGATTTAAGTAAGCATACACTGGATTCATGGTTTGAGATGACATCAGGTGCAAAGAAGATCATGGAGAAGTATTTTGTGAATGCTTGTGGATATTGTCCTGAGGTTCAGGTTGGTCCTAAGGGGCATAAGTTGAGAATGTGCAAGGCTTCAAAGCATCAGTCTCGGAATGGTTTACATGCATGGCAAGAGGCAACATTAGATGATATTGTGAGTCCAAATTATGTCTGGCATGTTGAGGATTTGAATGGACCTGCTCTGAGTAATAATTTGAAGAGATATTATGGAAAGGCTCCTGCTGTCGTGGAACTCTGTGTGCATGCTGGAGCTCCCATTCCTGATCAATATAGAAGCATGATGAGATTAGACGTGGTTTCCCCAGGACGAGATGAAGTTGACCTTGTTGCCTGA